A genomic region of Streptomyces sp. NBC_00247 contains the following coding sequences:
- a CDS encoding GNAT family N-acetyltransferase, translated as MTWTLTPERFDAPDAARLLRDYYDELASRYWKRQATEAEIDEGLTDDGVDRLAPPTGRLVVGRFDGVAASCVGVFLDRATATAELTRVYVRPAFRGTGGGGLLMAAAEDVAREAGMRLLRLDTRSDLVEARGLYAKHGFREIPAYNDGPYADHWFAKEL; from the coding sequence ATGACCTGGACTTTGACCCCGGAGCGGTTCGACGCGCCGGACGCGGCGCGTCTGCTGCGGGACTACTACGACGAACTCGCCAGCCGTTACTGGAAGCGGCAGGCGACCGAGGCGGAGATCGACGAGGGGCTGACGGACGACGGCGTCGACCGGCTCGCCCCGCCCACCGGCCGGCTGGTGGTGGGCCGCTTCGACGGGGTGGCCGCGAGCTGTGTCGGGGTGTTCCTCGACCGCGCGACGGCCACCGCCGAACTGACCCGGGTCTACGTACGCCCCGCCTTCCGCGGCACCGGGGGCGGCGGGCTGCTGATGGCCGCCGCCGAGGACGTGGCGCGCGAGGCCGGGATGCGGCTGCTCCGGCTCGACACCCGGAGCGATCTGGTGGAGGCGCGGGGCCTGTACGCGAAGCACGGCTTCCGGGAGATCCCGGCGTACAACGACGGCCCGTACGCCGACCACTGGTTCGCCAAGGAACTGTGA
- a CDS encoding bifunctional glycosyltransferase 87/phosphatase PAP2 family protein, translating into MCAKRREGRRSVANAEHGVRGSVATDAEARARTARIVLWMIVAALAVRQMTVVFRQPPGERLTDLETWTGENGVLRVKGSLYDTDRFTGTPFAGLVLKPLGAAAEQALGIAWTTVSLLLVVALGVVVARALPSPVGRRTALFAAPAAVALLMVSLPVRNALHLGQTSILPVLLVLVGLLAVRDHRAQGVLVGIAAALQPPVLLFAGLLWLTGRRRAALTGGATFAALTAVAWAALPHDSWTYWIHHVAGAGLGERPDGLANQSLHGALLRLGLEGPLEITVLLVLAAAVAVLGLRRAARYARDGQLLLAVSVTGCVAVVVSPASWQHQLLWVLLAVVGRVGKRASDRPVWPAVVVLVLTLPGTMLLPNMAALHPVRDNVVLLAALGAACAVPFLPRTSPYWSAPVPTDYARPVPARWSRVPLLPFWRRVLTRPNLLLELLLIRVVYSAYAKVRLAATAGRPTAEKHGRQVHSLEQWLHIDVEHWFNHKVAGIGWMRDFFDYYYSTFHFIVPLTILGVLYVRRPADYRWARSTIGFATLLALVGFWLYPLAPPRLMPGLGFIDTVHGVQDFSKPDYGTLTSVTNQYAAMPSLHFGWSLWCGLMILILAPKVWMKPLGLLHPLFTVCAIVGTGNHWVLDAAGGAFVVSLGFLLTWALAGPRRLVRPDREPVAGSDGRPPADDARPPAFSAGGAGRSGGAGGTAAST; encoded by the coding sequence ATGTGCGCGAAACGGCGGGAGGGTCGGCGCAGCGTGGCAAATGCGGAACACGGCGTGCGCGGGAGTGTGGCGACGGACGCGGAGGCGAGGGCCCGGACGGCCCGGATCGTGCTCTGGATGATCGTCGCCGCACTGGCCGTGCGGCAGATGACGGTGGTATTCAGACAGCCGCCGGGTGAACGGCTGACCGATCTGGAGACCTGGACCGGGGAGAACGGCGTCCTGCGCGTCAAGGGCTCCCTCTACGACACGGACCGGTTCACCGGGACACCGTTCGCGGGGCTCGTGCTGAAACCGCTGGGCGCGGCGGCGGAGCAGGCCCTCGGGATCGCCTGGACCACCGTCTCCCTGCTGCTCGTCGTCGCGCTCGGCGTCGTCGTGGCCCGTGCGCTGCCGTCCCCGGTGGGCCGCCGCACCGCGCTGTTCGCCGCCCCGGCCGCCGTCGCGCTGCTCATGGTGTCGCTGCCGGTGCGCAACGCCCTGCACCTCGGGCAGACCAGCATCCTGCCGGTGCTGCTGGTTCTCGTCGGGCTGCTGGCGGTCCGCGACCACCGGGCCCAAGGCGTCCTGGTCGGGATCGCGGCGGCGCTCCAGCCGCCCGTCCTGCTCTTCGCGGGGCTCCTGTGGCTGACCGGGCGCCGCCGTGCCGCCCTCACCGGAGGCGCCACCTTCGCCGCGCTCACCGCCGTCGCCTGGGCCGCCCTGCCGCACGACTCCTGGACCTACTGGATCCACCACGTCGCGGGAGCGGGCCTCGGCGAGCGCCCGGACGGCCTCGCCAACCAGTCGCTGCACGGCGCCCTGCTCCGCCTCGGGCTCGAAGGGCCGCTGGAGATCACCGTCCTGCTGGTCCTGGCCGCCGCCGTCGCCGTGCTCGGCCTGCGCAGGGCCGCCCGGTACGCCCGGGACGGGCAGCTGCTCCTCGCCGTCTCGGTGACCGGCTGCGTCGCCGTCGTCGTCTCCCCGGCCTCCTGGCAGCACCAGCTCCTCTGGGTGCTGCTCGCGGTGGTCGGCCGGGTCGGGAAGCGGGCCTCGGACCGGCCGGTCTGGCCCGCCGTGGTGGTGCTCGTCCTCACCCTGCCCGGCACCATGCTGCTGCCGAACATGGCGGCGCTCCACCCGGTGCGCGACAACGTGGTGCTGCTCGCCGCGCTCGGCGCCGCCTGCGCCGTCCCGTTCCTGCCGCGCACCTCGCCGTACTGGTCGGCGCCGGTCCCCACCGACTACGCCCGGCCGGTACCGGCGCGCTGGAGCCGGGTGCCGCTGCTGCCGTTCTGGCGCCGGGTGCTGACCCGCCCCAACCTGCTGCTGGAACTCCTGCTCATCCGGGTCGTCTACTCCGCGTACGCCAAGGTCCGGCTCGCCGCGACGGCGGGCCGCCCCACCGCCGAGAAACACGGCCGGCAGGTCCACTCGCTGGAGCAGTGGCTGCACATCGACGTCGAGCACTGGTTCAACCACAAGGTCGCCGGAATCGGCTGGATGCGGGACTTCTTCGACTACTACTACTCGACGTTCCACTTCATCGTCCCGCTGACCATCCTCGGCGTGCTCTACGTGCGCCGCCCCGCCGACTACCGCTGGGCCCGTTCCACGATCGGCTTCGCGACCCTCCTCGCCCTGGTCGGCTTCTGGCTCTACCCGCTGGCCCCGCCCCGGCTCATGCCGGGCCTCGGGTTCATCGACACCGTGCACGGCGTCCAGGACTTCTCCAAGCCGGACTACGGGACGCTCACCTCGGTCACCAACCAGTACGCGGCCATGCCGTCCCTGCACTTCGGCTGGTCGCTCTGGTGCGGGCTGATGATCCTGATCCTCGCCCCGAAGGTCTGGATGAAGCCGCTGGGGCTCCTCCACCCGCTCTTCACCGTCTGCGCCATCGTGGGCACCGGGAACCACTGGGTCCTCGACGCGGCCGGCGGCGCGTTCGTCGTCTCGCTCGGCTTCCTGCTGACCTGGGCCCTGGCCGGCCCGCGACGGCTGGTGCGCCCCGACCGCGAGCCCGTGGCGGGGAGCGACGGGAGACCACCGGCGGACGACGCCCGCCCGCCGGCGTTCAGCGCGGGCGGCGCGGGCAGGTCGGGCGGCGCGGGAGGCACCGCGGCGAGTACGTGA
- a CDS encoding transglycosylase SLT domain-containing protein, whose product MSIASRFLAQPRIAGRKTVLAGAAVLLGGSGLALGAGTASAATPTATTAATGAQATAQQMIGDSAQFQCFSNIVSHESGWNPSATNASSGAYGLVQALPASKMSSAGSDWKTNPATQIKWGLDYMNSRYGSPCAAWSFWQANSWY is encoded by the coding sequence GTGTCGATCGCCAGTCGTTTCCTCGCCCAGCCCCGTATCGCAGGCCGCAAGACCGTCCTCGCCGGTGCCGCCGTACTCCTCGGTGGCAGTGGTCTGGCCCTCGGCGCCGGTACGGCGTCCGCAGCCACGCCCACCGCGACGACCGCCGCGACCGGCGCGCAGGCCACGGCGCAGCAGATGATCGGTGACAGCGCCCAGTTCCAGTGCTTCAGCAACATCGTGTCGCACGAGAGCGGCTGGAACCCGAGCGCCACCAACGCTTCCTCCGGCGCGTACGGCCTGGTCCAGGCCCTGCCCGCCTCCAAGATGTCGTCCGCCGGTTCCGACTGGAAGACGAACCCCGCCACGCAGATCAAGTGGGGTCTGGACTACATGAACAGCCGCTACGGCAGCCCGTGCGCCGCCTGGAGCTTCTGGCAGGCCAACAGCTGGTACTGA
- a CDS encoding ECF transporter S component, which produces MTGITLPESEKAERVRPVRAVRLGPRSVVALVLVSAVGVAAFGWPLLAGPSFGTAHAADAPWLFGALLPLLVAVAVATIADAGLDAKAVAMLGVLAAVGAALRPLGAGTAGLEPMFFLMVLSGRVLGPGFGFVLGAVTMFASALLTGGVGPWMPFQMLSMAWFTMGAGLLPGPERLRGRAETALLAAYGAVASLLYGTVMNLYGWTIVPGLGSGISFVAGDPVHENLVRFLAYCLTTSLGWDLGRAALTVVLTLAVGPVLLRALRRATRRASFEARVTFEGPGGVRTPTGTWSSPKPDSRDAEV; this is translated from the coding sequence ATGACCGGCATCACGCTCCCCGAAAGCGAGAAGGCCGAGCGGGTCCGCCCCGTCCGCGCGGTCCGGCTGGGGCCGCGTTCGGTCGTGGCGCTGGTGCTGGTGAGCGCGGTGGGGGTGGCGGCCTTCGGCTGGCCGCTGCTCGCCGGGCCCTCGTTCGGCACCGCCCACGCGGCGGACGCGCCCTGGCTGTTCGGCGCGCTGCTGCCGCTGCTGGTGGCGGTGGCCGTGGCGACGATCGCGGACGCCGGCCTGGACGCGAAGGCGGTCGCGATGCTCGGGGTCCTCGCGGCGGTGGGCGCGGCCCTGCGCCCGCTGGGCGCGGGGACGGCCGGGCTGGAACCGATGTTCTTCCTGATGGTCCTCAGCGGGCGGGTGCTCGGCCCCGGCTTCGGCTTCGTGCTGGGCGCGGTGACGATGTTCGCGTCGGCGCTGCTCACCGGCGGGGTGGGGCCGTGGATGCCGTTCCAGATGCTGTCGATGGCCTGGTTCACCATGGGTGCGGGGCTGCTGCCGGGGCCGGAGCGGCTGCGCGGCCGGGCGGAGACCGCTCTGCTCGCGGCGTACGGCGCGGTGGCCTCCTTGCTGTACGGCACGGTGATGAACCTCTACGGCTGGACGATCGTGCCCGGTCTCGGCTCGGGCATCTCCTTCGTGGCGGGCGACCCGGTGCACGAGAACCTGGTCCGCTTCCTGGCGTACTGCCTGACCACCTCGCTCGGCTGGGACCTGGGCCGGGCGGCCCTGACCGTGGTGCTGACCCTCGCCGTGGGACCGGTACTCCTGCGGGCGCTCCGCCGCGCGACACGGCGCGCTTCCTTCGAGGCCCGGGTCACATTCGAGGGTCCCGGCGGAGTGAGGACACCCACAGGTACTTGGTCCTCCCCCAAGCCGGATAGTAGAGACGCCGAGGTCTGA
- a CDS encoding ABC transporter ATP-binding protein: protein MIRFEQVSLRYEGAAEPTLSGVDLTVPEGELVLLVGPSGVGKSTLLGAVPGLVPHFTGGTLSGRVTVGGRDTRTHKPRELADLVGTVGQDPSAHFVTDTVEDELAYGMESLGLAPAVMRRRVEETLDLLGLAELRERPIATLSGGQRQRVAIGSVLTPHPKVLVLDEPTSALDPAAAEEVLAVLQRLVHDLGTTVLMAEHRLERVVQYADRVVLLPAPGAAPVVGPPAEVMAVSPVRPPVAELGLLAGWDPLPLSVRDARRRAGGLRERLADRSPAGPAPLSVPPTDLAPGAGVAPGVDDAHAPAPGSPDPAPAPRTGFFGLRRTRRARTTGSGFGFDPVPGPAEPLARAEGLGVRRGRVEALRAVTLDVRAGETVALMGRNGAGKSTLLGALVGMVAPTGGRVRVGGLEPSRTDPRTMVRRVGLVPQEPRDLLYAETVAAECAAADADAGAPAGSCRALVSRLLPGVPDDTHPRDLSEGQRLTLALALVLTARPPLILLDEPTRGLDYAAKSRLVGVLRALAAEGHGIVLATHDVELAAELADRVVILAGGEVVADGPTRQVVVSSPAYAPQTAKILAPQEWLTVSQVRTALEAGA from the coding sequence GTGATCCGGTTCGAGCAGGTCTCCCTGCGGTACGAGGGCGCGGCCGAGCCCACCCTGTCGGGCGTCGATCTGACCGTGCCCGAGGGGGAGCTGGTGCTGCTGGTCGGCCCTTCCGGGGTCGGCAAGTCGACACTGCTCGGCGCGGTCCCGGGCCTGGTTCCGCACTTCACCGGGGGGACGCTGAGCGGCCGGGTGACGGTCGGCGGGCGGGACACGCGCACCCACAAGCCGCGTGAACTCGCCGATCTGGTGGGCACGGTGGGCCAGGACCCGTCGGCGCACTTCGTCACCGACACCGTCGAGGACGAACTCGCCTACGGCATGGAGTCGTTGGGCCTCGCCCCGGCCGTGATGCGCCGCCGGGTGGAGGAGACCCTCGATCTGCTGGGGCTCGCGGAGCTGCGGGAGAGGCCGATCGCCACGCTCTCCGGCGGCCAGCGGCAGCGGGTCGCGATCGGTTCGGTGCTGACCCCGCACCCGAAGGTGCTGGTGCTCGACGAGCCGACGTCCGCGCTGGACCCGGCGGCGGCCGAGGAGGTCCTCGCGGTGCTCCAGCGCCTCGTGCACGACCTGGGCACGACCGTGCTGATGGCCGAGCACCGGCTGGAGCGCGTGGTGCAGTACGCGGACCGGGTCGTGCTGCTGCCCGCGCCCGGTGCCGCGCCGGTCGTCGGCCCCCCGGCGGAGGTCATGGCCGTCTCGCCGGTCCGGCCGCCCGTCGCCGAACTGGGGCTGCTGGCGGGCTGGGACCCGCTGCCGCTCTCCGTACGCGACGCGAGGCGGCGGGCGGGAGGGCTGCGGGAGCGGCTGGCCGACCGGTCGCCCGCAGGTCCGGCGCCGCTGTCCGTACCTCCCACGGACCTGGCGCCCGGCGCGGGAGTCGCGCCCGGCGTGGACGACGCGCACGCCCCCGCTCCAGGGAGCCCCGACCCGGCGCCCGCGCCGCGCACCGGTTTCTTCGGGCTCCGGCGCACACGCCGGGCCCGTACCACCGGCTCCGGCTTTGGCTTCGATCCCGTTCCCGGCCCCGCCGAGCCGCTGGCCCGGGCCGAGGGTCTCGGGGTGCGGCGCGGCCGGGTGGAGGCGTTGCGCGCGGTGACCCTGGACGTCCGGGCCGGCGAGACCGTGGCTCTGATGGGGCGCAACGGCGCCGGGAAGTCCACCCTGCTCGGGGCGCTCGTCGGCATGGTCGCGCCCACCGGCGGGCGGGTCCGGGTGGGCGGCCTGGAGCCGTCCCGTACGGACCCGCGCACCATGGTGCGCCGGGTCGGGCTGGTGCCGCAGGAGCCCCGCGACCTGCTGTACGCGGAGACGGTCGCCGCCGAGTGCGCGGCGGCCGACGCCGACGCGGGGGCTCCGGCGGGCAGCTGCCGGGCACTCGTCTCCCGGCTGCTGCCCGGAGTGCCGGACGACACCCACCCCCGTGACCTCTCCGAGGGCCAGCGGCTGACCCTGGCGCTGGCTCTCGTACTCACCGCCCGACCGCCGCTGATCCTGCTGGACGAGCCGACCCGGGGCCTCGACTACGCGGCAAAGTCCCGCCTGGTCGGGGTGCTCCGGGCGCTGGCGGCCGAGGGGCACGGAATCGTCCTGGCCACCCACGACGTGGAGCTGGCGGCGGAACTCGCCGACCGGGTGGTGATCCTGGCCGGCGGGGAGGTCGTCGCGGACGGCCCGACCCGGCAGGTCGTGGTCTCCTCCCCCGCGTACGCCCCGCAGACGGCGAAGATCCTCGCCCCCCAGGAGTGGCTCACCGTGAGCCAGGTCCGCACGGCCCTGGAGGCGGGCGCATGA
- a CDS encoding energy-coupling factor transporter transmembrane protein EcfT, with amino-acid sequence MSRLPAATGRLRGLRAPGGHRSNALPAGAWWLWALGLATAASRTTNPLLLGLLVGVAGYVVAARRTDAPWARSYGAFVKLGLFVVGVRLLFSAFLGSSIPGTHTLFTLPEVPLPGWAEGVRIGGRVTGEQMLFSLYDGARMAALLICVGAANSLASPARLLKSLPGALYEAGVAVVVAMTFAPNMVADVARLRTARRLRGRPTGGVRAVAQIGLPVLEGALERSVAVAASMDARGYGRTARVPARVRHTTNVLTLGGLLGVCAGTYGLLAAEGAVYGLPLLLAGLVAATGGLRLGGRRSVRTRYRPDRWDVRAWLVAGSGVLVAAVMIRAGSVDPAALRPGVVPPVPPVLPLWPAAGILIGLLPAFAAPVPPRPAAVPPHPKEDQ; translated from the coding sequence ATGAGCCGCCTTCCCGCCGCCACGGGACGCCTGCGCGGCCTGCGCGCCCCCGGGGGGCACCGGAGCAACGCGCTGCCCGCCGGGGCGTGGTGGCTGTGGGCGCTGGGTCTGGCGACCGCCGCGTCCCGCACCACCAACCCGCTGCTGCTCGGGCTGCTGGTCGGGGTGGCGGGTTACGTGGTGGCCGCACGGCGTACGGACGCACCGTGGGCCCGGTCGTACGGGGCGTTCGTCAAACTGGGTCTGTTCGTCGTCGGGGTGCGGCTGCTGTTCTCGGCGTTCCTGGGGTCGTCGATCCCGGGTACGCACACCCTCTTCACCCTCCCCGAGGTGCCGCTGCCCGGCTGGGCCGAGGGCGTCCGGATCGGCGGCCGGGTGACCGGGGAGCAGATGCTCTTCTCGCTGTACGACGGGGCACGGATGGCCGCCCTGCTGATCTGTGTCGGCGCTGCCAACTCCCTCGCCAGTCCCGCCCGGTTGCTGAAGTCGCTGCCGGGCGCGCTGTACGAGGCGGGGGTCGCGGTCGTCGTCGCCATGACGTTCGCGCCGAACATGGTCGCGGACGTGGCGCGGCTGCGCACCGCCCGGCGGCTGCGGGGCCGTCCCACCGGCGGTGTCCGGGCGGTCGCCCAGATCGGTCTGCCGGTGCTGGAGGGCGCGCTGGAACGGTCGGTGGCGGTGGCCGCCTCGATGGACGCGCGCGGCTACGGGCGGACCGCCCGGGTACCCGCCCGCGTCCGGCACACCACGAACGTCCTCACCCTCGGCGGTCTGCTGGGGGTGTGTGCCGGTACGTACGGGCTGCTCGCCGCGGAGGGCGCGGTCTACGGGCTGCCGCTGCTGCTTGCGGGCCTGGTCGCGGCGACGGGCGGGCTGCGCCTGGGCGGGCGGCGCTCGGTGCGCACCCGGTACCGGCCCGACCGCTGGGACGTGCGGGCCTGGCTGGTGGCGGGGTCCGGCGTGCTGGTGGCCGCGGTGATGATCCGCGCGGGTTCGGTGGACCCGGCGGCGCTGCGGCCCGGCGTCGTCCCGCCGGTCCCGCCGGTGCTGCCGCTGTGGCCCGCCGCGGGCATCCTGATCGGGCTGCTGCCCGCGTTCGCCGCCCCCGTGCCCCCGCGTCCGGCTGCCGTGCCGCCGCATCCGAAGGAGGACCAGTGA
- a CDS encoding SCO2322 family protein: MTAPGLLSRPPRRSRVRRAVALALLTALAAAVSFCVAGTAEAAGYRYWSFWEGDGSRWTYATQGPSLVRPDDGAVQGFRFAVSEDSGDAARPRRAPDFAAVCGDTPAKDGSKRVALVIDPGTAADAPAGEQPPAPRTACARVAPDASTAEALASVAKPLRYDSAALLCAISGYPQSGCGEQIAGDASPAPTGTAASASSPATSAAPSGGSADGDGGGPSVGVLAGIGAVVVLGAAAVFQARRRR; this comes from the coding sequence GTGACCGCCCCCGGGCTCCTGAGCCGGCCGCCGCGACGAAGCCGCGTCCGCCGTGCGGTGGCGCTCGCCCTGCTGACGGCGCTCGCGGCGGCGGTGTCGTTCTGCGTCGCGGGCACCGCCGAGGCCGCCGGGTACCGCTACTGGTCCTTCTGGGAGGGCGACGGCTCGCGGTGGACGTACGCCACCCAGGGGCCGTCCCTCGTCCGCCCGGACGACGGGGCGGTCCAGGGCTTCCGGTTCGCGGTGAGCGAGGACTCCGGCGACGCGGCCCGGCCGCGCCGCGCCCCCGACTTCGCCGCCGTCTGCGGGGACACTCCCGCGAAGGACGGCAGCAAGCGCGTGGCCCTGGTCATCGACCCCGGTACGGCGGCCGACGCCCCCGCCGGGGAGCAGCCGCCCGCGCCGCGCACCGCCTGCGCCCGGGTCGCCCCGGACGCGAGCACCGCCGAGGCGCTGGCCTCGGTCGCGAAGCCGCTGCGGTACGACAGCGCGGCGCTGCTCTGCGCCATCTCCGGCTACCCGCAGAGCGGCTGCGGCGAGCAGATCGCGGGCGACGCCTCACCGGCGCCCACCGGGACCGCGGCCTCCGCGAGCTCTCCGGCCACTTCGGCCGCTCCGTCCGGCGGGTCGGCGGACGGTGACGGTGGTGGTCCGTCCGTCGGTGTGCTCGCCGGGATCGGTGCCGTCGTGGTCCTCGGCGCCGCCGCCGTCTTCCAGGCCCGCCGCCGGCGATGA
- a CDS encoding prenyltransferase/squalene oxidase repeat-containing protein, whose translation MTVRRGAAALASTAVLLAFAAPAALADSPSPSASPTVPSDPHAGLYGTSDPTYDGVWRQSLAFLAQKIEYVTPSVEAVDWLKLQQCDSGAFASYRDFREPCDAKTMTDTNATAAAVQALAELTGEKAAVENGIDWLASVQNDDGGWGYSAGSPSDANSTAIVAGAFARAGKKLADVTSSAGHTPYDLLRSLALPCGDEDGGAFAYQPVKKGKPAANADATAAAVLGTMGKGLAAGSSNAGKAPVCTTGTGLTTEQVAQNGAHWLTTALAASGHLDQAPMPGAETTDPQPDFGNTADAVVALAASGHRDKAASAVTWLEKNSAAWAKQSGPAAYAQLILAAHATGTDARDFGGADLVAQLNATGPAPAATAVPSPTPTPASASAAATDDDSGVSVWWLVGVGLAFGAGIGFLLSNRRKDKGGR comes from the coding sequence ATGACCGTACGCCGCGGCGCAGCCGCGCTCGCGTCCACCGCCGTGCTCCTGGCGTTCGCCGCCCCGGCGGCGCTGGCGGACTCCCCGTCGCCCTCCGCCTCCCCCACCGTGCCCTCCGACCCGCACGCCGGGCTGTACGGCACCTCGGACCCGACGTACGACGGTGTCTGGCGCCAGTCGCTGGCCTTCCTGGCCCAGAAGATCGAGTACGTCACCCCGTCCGTGGAGGCGGTGGACTGGCTGAAGCTCCAGCAGTGCGACAGCGGTGCCTTCGCCTCCTACCGGGACTTCCGCGAGCCGTGCGACGCCAAGACGATGACGGACACCAACGCCACCGCCGCCGCCGTGCAGGCGCTCGCCGAGCTGACCGGCGAGAAGGCGGCCGTGGAGAACGGCATCGACTGGCTGGCGTCCGTGCAGAACGACGACGGCGGCTGGGGCTACTCCGCCGGCAGCCCGAGCGACGCGAACTCGACCGCGATAGTCGCCGGCGCCTTCGCCCGTGCGGGCAAGAAGCTGGCCGACGTGACCTCGTCCGCCGGGCACACCCCGTACGACCTGCTGCGCTCCCTCGCGCTGCCGTGCGGCGACGAGGACGGCGGCGCGTTCGCCTACCAGCCGGTCAAGAAGGGCAAGCCGGCCGCCAACGCGGACGCCACGGCGGCGGCGGTCCTCGGCACCATGGGCAAGGGCCTGGCCGCCGGCAGCTCCAACGCCGGCAAGGCCCCCGTCTGCACCACCGGCACCGGCCTCACCACCGAGCAGGTCGCCCAGAACGGCGCGCACTGGCTGACCACCGCGCTCGCCGCCTCCGGCCACCTCGACCAGGCGCCCATGCCGGGTGCGGAGACCACCGACCCGCAGCCCGACTTCGGCAACACCGCCGACGCCGTCGTGGCGCTCGCCGCGTCCGGCCACCGCGACAAGGCCGCCTCCGCCGTCACCTGGCTGGAGAAGAACTCCGCCGCCTGGGCGAAGCAGTCCGGCCCGGCCGCGTACGCGCAGCTGATCCTCGCGGCGCACGCGACCGGCACCGACGCCCGCGACTTCGGCGGTGCCGACCTCGTCGCCCAGCTCAACGCGACCGGCCCGGCGCCCGCCGCGACCGCGGTCCCCTCGCCCACTCCGACCCCCGCCTCCGCGTCCGCCGCCGCCACCGACGACGACTCCGGGGTCAGCGTGTGGTGGCTGGTGGGCGTCGGCCTGGCCTTCGGCGCAGGTATCGGCTTCCTGCTCAGCAACCGGCGCAAGGACAAGGGCGGCCGGTGA
- a CDS encoding TetR family transcriptional regulator — protein MTADARPPALPLTAGQRARRARILDATAELAGRGGFEAVQMREVAEAAGVALGTLYRYFPSKVHLLVATLHDRLRLLRTTLADHPPAGATPGERAAATLLRTFGALRREPELADAMLRAWTCADRSVRAEADAVSRLVREVVLDAAGLTGPDTGQLSAVRVIEHTWHCALASWLSGRAPAGQVRTDIETVCRLLDP, from the coding sequence ATGACCGCTGACGCCCGGCCGCCGGCACTCCCCCTCACCGCGGGCCAGCGGGCCCGCCGCGCCCGCATCCTGGACGCCACCGCGGAACTCGCCGGGCGGGGCGGCTTCGAAGCCGTGCAGATGCGGGAGGTCGCGGAGGCCGCCGGGGTCGCTCTCGGCACCCTCTACCGCTACTTCCCGTCCAAGGTGCACCTGCTGGTCGCCACCCTCCACGACCGGCTGCGGCTGCTCCGCACCACGCTGGCCGACCACCCGCCGGCCGGGGCCACCCCCGGCGAGCGGGCCGCCGCGACCCTGCTGCGCACCTTCGGGGCGCTGCGCCGCGAACCGGAGCTGGCGGACGCCATGCTGCGGGCCTGGACGTGCGCCGACCGGAGCGTGCGCGCGGAGGCGGACGCGGTCTCCCGGCTGGTCCGGGAGGTCGTCCTGGACGCGGCGGGGCTGACGGGCCCGGACACCGGACAGCTGTCGGCGGTGCGGGTGATCGAGCACACCTGGCACTGCGCCCTCGCCTCCTGGCTCTCCGGCCGCGCCCCGGCGGGGCAGGTGCGCACCGACATCGAGACGGTCTGCCGGCTGCTCGACCCGTGA